TTCAAGTTTcgcttattaaaatttttctaaacTCAAACTGAATTCAAGTATTACTCATTTTGAATTCGAAgcgaatattaattaataagctTAAACTTGGTTCATTTAGTAAATGAATTTAGACGAACCGAATTTTTATTGAGTTTAAATTTGAATAGATCATGaacagtttaatttatttataaatataataaattttaatttaaaattaataaatgcaaaattaaataatttttattaactcgtaaatttataaaaaaaataagctattaaattttaacaatcCGAATATCTATAAATTCTAACCGTGTAATCAAATTATAATCAAATTATGTAAAGctaaattttagaaaacttaACAGAATTTGATATTTTAACCATTCAggttttccttttgtttttttaataaggTATAAACAGGACAATGACATCGTGATTCAGACTGCTTTCCATAGTATGATCTATGGTTTCAATGCAATGCTTGTACTCCTTAATGACACCAAAACCTTGTTTGTGTGAATAGCATGTTTGAAGAGAGAGCATATCTTTTTCAATTCAAAAGTCATAAATGAAACGACATCTATAGAAATCATGATATCAAATAGCTAAGTGCAAAGTTACAACAAACATAATAATTAAACTGTTCTGGATATCTTACTTCAATTATGGAAGAATCGTTCTTTTAAAGTTGATCTCACCTTTGATCACATCAAAGCTGTGCTTATGGTAATTTCCACATTTATATATTCaagatttctttatttttttttataattacacatattattttatttttgttcgcATCAAAAGTGCTTCTAAGAGATTTGCTCAATTCATAAGTACCCAAAGGAGAAATTATTGCTTTGGTTTCTTTATATGATGTCATGCATtaatagtgatttttttttttggtccttTGCTCTATACAGAACGTATTTGTGGGTGGAACAGACACCGGTGCAGCAACTGTGGTTTGGGCCATGACCttactgatgaagaatcccatAACAATGAAGAAAGCTCAAGAAGAAATTAGAAAACTTGTTGGGAAGAAAGGTTTTGTAGAAGAAGATGATGTTCAACAACTACCTTATCTCAAAGCTGTGATCAAAGAAACAATGAGATTGCAACCCACAGTTCCCTTATTAGTCCCAAGGGAATCAACTGAAGACTGTGTGTTAGATGGATATGACATACCAGCAAAAACTGTAGTTTATGTGAATGCATGGGCAATTGGAAGAGATCCTGAAATCTGGAAAAACCCAGAAGAGCTTAATCCTGAGAGACTCATCAATAGCTCTATTGACTTGAAAGGCCAAGATTTTGAGCTGACACCATTTGGAGCTGGTAGAAGAATTTGTCCTGGGATTTTTATGGGTCTGGCAACTGTGGAGGTATCTCTAGCTAATCTGCTTTACAAATTTGATTGGGAGATGCCTGTTGGAATGAAGAAGGAAGACTTGGACATGGTTGTGCAACCTGGTATTACTATGCACAAGAAAAATGCTCTTTGTCTTATGGCCAGGAAGTATCTCTGATGAAAGGGCACAATACATTTATATGAGAATCCTTTTATGTATATAAGAAGAGGTTGTACTTCTCTTCTATTAAATAACGTCTTGTGCTTGTTTTTAGTTCttcctgattttttttttgtcagaaACTGAGGTTTTAATTTAATGTTATGATACCATAGTAGACATAATATTCAAATAAGGTTCAGTTTTCCTCATCTGGAACCTGGTGGGCAActttactattattttttttaataagcaggtagaattttattattttcaaaaataagaaaaaattagcATGACCACACAGGCTACCCAAATAAAGTAACCCATCACCCATCCCACAACATGATGGCATCCTAAACAAGACCTAGAGAGTACAAATCAAAGAAGAAAAACTAGACTCCAATAAGCAAATAAAACCACACGCAGTTTGTCATACCggcccataaaaaaaaaacgttaaaaaaataataaaattaaaaaaaatataaatagagcTCTGGTTTCGGCAAGTCCCGAAGCCAAAGCCCTTCCTCTTCCCTTAAAACAGAGCTTTGCTAAGctctttaaaagaaaaaaatttttttttttaatcccaAATATTTTCATCTTCAACCCATCATTCTATAAACTTTCAAAATTCTCAACAATTCAtaatctttcaaaatttttaaatatattcttatttaaatCAATATTCTAAccataaattcaataatttttttcataaactcctaaattttttcttaaactCCAATATTTGGATAAATGAATTTTATCTCTTTTATTCGaattattatgatttaatttattttttctattattaaacGGTGATTTTTGTGATGtgagaattaaaataaaataaattttagttagaTCAATTAATGAGATTCTATTTGTaggattaataatttttataagttgaTCTAAATAATATTCATAGTTTATTGAGTATTTTTGAGTTTGTATAATTTTAAGAGTTAATTATGTCAGAATACTACcgaatttttcttataaaaaaatatatatacttaatatttaaaattcgcatttcatattttatagtttcattctaaaatatttatttgtcacttgatacattttttttttaattctaaaagaGATCCGGCTTTCAGTATAGGTAATAGGGATATTTCAcgatctaaatttattttattttcaatactgGTAAATAGATAAATGtaaaatatcaatatttttcttatatattgacaggagcggttgtcgaagccggtcaaaaataaccttcttggttacctacaatttacaattgcagatagtggtgaaggatcaaatccacagagaattgattacctatttatttttctcaatcaagaccaagagaactaattgaaaacacaatggaAAGTAAGTAACTAAAAGCTGAattaaagtaaagtgcaataaaagtaaaaaggggggggggttttgagacgatttgactaacaactattaaaagtaattgaaacagcaagtaatctaaaataagagagaaatcaataagagaaaggtctagttgaagatatggattgataagcggttgtcgaagccgtcaaaaaataaacctattaaacaatcaacaataaacttgtacatagtggcaatagggtcgaaccacagggaattgacaccaatgattttcctaataatgactaggtcaagtaaataacaagtaattaaaagagggggggttttgagttgatggattaacactaaataacaaaagaaagcaataatttaaagatgagtaaatcaataagagaaaaacttctagttgaagtatggatctatttcagattgtttagaattgatcattgattctttaatactcctatttatctcaataaattagtttaggatgtggaagacgcttctcacaatccaaattcctccttagttctagtttgattaggaaacgttcgctaatcaaacactagttaacaagttgccaaggaacgtccttggggcctttggcatcgaacaactgttaactgcattaagacttagagaaacctaattctaaccttgccaaccgcgtggtcaagtttagatcatgcaacttgattaaatttgtgttcaaataatataagcaattacggacttaaattattcaaacaattgttactcaagcaattaaaagcaatatgcctaaattgattctaaaagcaaagcaacaattatagaaagatcaaattgcataaatattgaaaataaataaaagtttaacaatggagatttaaatctctcaattcatcacaaatatgaattttccaacttcaactagaaaggaaagtgtttagccactcatggtggacaaaatcacaaaagaaaaaaaagaaagaagagattgctgcgtttctggagagtttctgaagctgagagatgatcagaagatgctctgctggtttggaggctctccttttatagctgaagaattccatccatctagggtttcaaaatccctttttgatttggtgtttgactcctcttttgatgttgaatttaattgcaattggaatttcttggatgagaagctctttcgtggctcttggttttatgttggtagtgattgggttggaattggacttctgaaaattcggatttctgttttctgcccaatttcccgctcttctgtcagtttctgctgtcaaagtgatttgcc
The sequence above is a segment of the Manihot esculenta cultivar AM560-2 chromosome 5, M.esculenta_v8, whole genome shotgun sequence genome. Coding sequences within it:
- the LOC122721243 gene encoding cytochrome P450 71A1-like, with amino-acid sequence TVLDILLQLWKNRSFKVDLTFDHIKAVLMNVFVGGTDTGAATVVWAMTLLMKNPITMKKAQEEIRKLVGKKGFVEEDDVQQLPYLKAVIKETMRLQPTVPLLVPRESTEDCVLDGYDIPAKTVVYVNAWAIGRDPEIWKNPEELNPERLINSSIDLKGQDFELTPFGAGRRICPGIFMGLATVEVSLANLLYKFDWEMPVGMKKEDLDMVVQPGITMHKKNALCLMARKYL